One region of Tamandua tetradactyla isolate mTamTet1 chromosome 6, mTamTet1.pri, whole genome shotgun sequence genomic DNA includes:
- the MPRIP gene encoding myosin phosphatase Rho-interacting protein isoform X4: protein MSAAKENPCRKFQANIFNKSKCQNCFKPRESHLLNDEDLTQAKPIYGGWLLLAPDGTDFDNPVHRSRKWQRRFFILYEHGLLRYALDEMPTTLPQGTINMNQCADVVDGEGRTGQKFSLCILTPEKEHFIRAESKEIISGWLEMLMVYPRTNKQNQKKKRKVEPPTPQGPGPAKVAVTSSSSIPSAEKVPPTKSTLWQEEVRAKDQPEGGSLSPVQSPGQGPSPTSSSGEPGLERKEEASAMTSDRMDCGRKVRVESGYFSLEKTKQDLKAEEQQLPPPLSPPSPSTPSSRYSYSESPCQALGRPLPPPGPRASSQMVCSISLHSLDAADQPPAPVDSSPGGRGAERQGRTPALRTSRQYAALADVPKAIRISHREAFQAERRRLERRTRARSPGREEVARLFGSERRRSQVIEKFEVLDSERAEHMETNPPAGPETASDGRQGRSEQRAFPRRRDFTAEASTASLLDTVASPLSPHRRAKSLDRRSSEPSMTPDLLNFKKGWLTKQYEDGQWKKHWFVLADQSLRYYRDSVAEEAADLDGEIDLSTCCEVTEHPVQRNYGFQIHTKEGAFTLSAMTSGIRRNWIQTVRKHVHPAAAPDVTSSLPEEKNKSSSSLESSPRPREVQEAGPGEADGEQRRSRARERRREGRSKTFDWAELRPAQQALARERAGSGLGHPEPEPGELERERARRREERRKRFGVLDTPDGPSAEDAGLRMDVDRGPGPQVAVDFKAPSVHVEIEQRWHQVETTPLREEKQVPIAPLRLPCEDGGERLSTHALTGLLEKELEQSQKEASDLLEQNRLLRDQLRVALGREQSAREGYVLQTEVAASPSGAWQRLHKVNQDLQSELEAQCQRQELVGHQIQALKRSYGEAKDVIRHHEAEIQGLQARLGSAAAELAVKEQALTKLRSDLQLEKDKVREQLEEWQHSEATLSCQLKASEQQLQGAEARLLEKTQELRGLEVQQALQRDRQKEVQRLQERIADLSRQLGASEQAQQLMEEKLQQNYGLLLESCEREKQMLLQKLRALEDKASAYEDQLQGHEQQVEALQKEKLSAKLEGSEMARQLEEQLEEKEASIRKLAEHVQSLQDERDLTRQRVQELTEHVTASDGDLAELREKLRGREADCQRLERAYREVSGQLRSMRSRLREREDELARIREVHRTVLGRRDQDLHEALVKVAALGSSLEETEVKLQAKEEVLRKLASEPSKDMEEPRAALDAEEEGIAQAGQQPQAVGSPLGFPHPRLEDEDPGPVLGEECGEGSPSQGAGAAPPKSGEVPDKEGLPHNAARPDQGVPGVKRQRIRFSTIQCQRYILPDGSEKTWTSSTSSDTSQDRSLSEESMSSEPTPSTLPGASDSETYLSIIHSLETKLYVTEEKLKDVTMKLEGQQGQSQEALATLHRQWAGTEAQLREQLRASLVQVSTLASQLEQERWERTRTARNHLGELKDFQLKNNQALTCLESCREQLSTLLRPGQEKEPGACEVSLATMESLLVGAMRVLQSPPAPADSPTWVELEEGLSVDEGAPPSQQQPALTEQEQLKLLSEQMALEASLINHIADSLKNTTSDVSRVLREISQSGKLPLESETAVAHPGAAASALAKKLLVDNEFWSQVEALSKHLGSLGGEAAGMPESGQPGLPQALVPALADAALIRAELGFVAQSARESLHWRLRNIQENLQGTKTALEQHKRVLGELLGASQTPDFQRGTQQVLEALRLPAGVVQGVQPPQDMSPGPDGSPAPSGLPDRSPGALAAVQEELARQLKEKAGLLGEISVALASLPPGEPASDCQKLLRASHRLSCSTCSGGLGRYSSLLVQDAIAQAQVCYTACRVRLEHDAELRLLQDPWRGQDASCGEHAQALDALREEYDVLLRKQKSECLQVIAVIERENAELKARVAQLGQQQKQLEEVESRHSESIFALQGRYEEEIRCVVEQLSRTESTLQAERSQVLCQLDASVRDRQDMERWHVAQMQTLEDKFQLKVKELQMVHEEELRAFREHYSQNLQCLQETLRCYQGEHPEAQPPASAQPAGQPSDPTQGSDPTMGLQERIQELEAQTLVMREELELRGLEGSVATLREKYQKDFENLKATCERGFAAMEETHQKKIEDLQRQHQRELEKLREEKDRLLAEETAATISAIEAMKSAHREELERELEKTQRSQSSSLNSDIEALRRQHLEELQSVQRELEVLSEQYSQKCLENAHLAQALEAERQALRQCQRENQELSAHNQELNHRLAAEITRLQTLLTGDGGGEAAGSPLTQGKDAYELEVLLRVKESEIQYLKQETSSLKDELQTALRDKKYASDKYKDIYTELSIVKAKADCDISRLKEQLKAATEALGEKSPENTTMPGYDIMKSKSNPDFLKKDRSCVSRQLRNVRSK from the exons CCCACAACCCTCCCCCAGGGCACCATCAACATGAACCAGTGTGCGGACGTGGTGGACGGGGAGGGCCGCACAGGCCAGAAGTTCTCCCTGTGCATCCTGACCCCCGAGAAGGAGCATTTCATCCGCGCAGAGAGCAAGGAGATTATCAGCGG GTGGCTAGAGATGCTTATGGTCTATCCCAGGACCAACAAGCAGAACCAGAAGAAGAAACGGAAAGTGGAGCCTCCCACACCGCAG GGCCCGGGGCCTGCCAAGGTGGCCgtcaccagcagcagcagcatccccAGTGCCGAGAAAGTGCCCCCCACCAAGTCCACGCTCTGGCAGGAGGAGGTGCGGGCCAAGGACCAGCCTGAGGGGGGCAGTCTGAGCCCAGTGCAGAGCCCAGGCCAGGGCCCATCGCCCACTAGCTCCTCCGGGGAGCCTGGGCTAGAGCGCAAAGAAG AGGCGAGCGCCATGACTAGTGATCGCATGGACTGTGGCCGCAAAGTGCGGGTGGAGAGTGGCTACTTCTCTCTGGAGAAGACAAAGCAGGACTTGAAGGCTGAGGAGCAGCAGCTGCCCCCACCGCTGTCCCCACCCAGCCCCAGCACTCCCAGCTCCAGGTACAGTTACTCCGAGTCACCCTGCCAGGCGCTTGGCCGTCCCCTTCCTCCCCCAGGTCCTCGAGCCTCCAGCCAAATGGTCTGCAGCATCTCCCTCCACTCCCTGGACGCAGCTGACCAACCCCCCGCTCCTGTGGACTCCAGCCCTGGGGGGCGGGGAGCAGAGAGACAGGGGCGCACGCCTGCCCTTAGAACCAGCAGGCAGTATGCCGCCCTGGCCGACGTCCCGAAGGCCATCAGGATCAGCCACCGAGAGGCCTTCCAGGCAGAGAGGCGGCGGCTGGAGCGCAGGACTCGGGCCCGCAGCCCTGGCAGGGAGGAGGTGGCCCGGCTGTTTGGCAGTGAGCGGAG GAGGTCCCAAGTCATTGAGAAGTTCGAGGTGCTGGACAGCGAGCGAGCAGAGCACATGGAGACCAACCCGCCGGCAGGGCCCGAGACGGCAAGCGACGGCCGCCAGGGCCGCAGTGAGCAGAGGGCCTTCCCCCGCAGGCGG GACTTCACTGCCGAGGCCAGCACAGCCTCTCTCCTGGACACTGTGGCCTCCCCCCTGTCTCCGCACCGAAGAGCCAAATCACTGGACAGGAGGTCCTCGGAGCCCTCCATGACG cCCGACCTGCTGAATTTCAAGAAAGGCTGGCTGACCAAGCAGTACGAGGATGGCCAG tGGAAGAAACACTGGTTTGTCCTGGCAGATCAAAGCTTGAGATACTATCGGGACTCTGTGGCTGAGGAG GCAGCCGACCTGGATGGGGAGATCGACCTGTCCACCTGCTGCGAGGTCACCGAGCACCCGGTGCAGAGAAACTACGGCTTCCAGATCCAT ACGAAGGAGGGCGCGTTCACCCTCTCGGCCATGACGTCCGGGATCCGGCGGAACTGGATCCAGACCGTCAGGAAGCACGTCCACCCCGCCGCTGCCCCCGACGTGACCAG CTCCTTGCCGGAGGAGAAGAACAAGAGCAGCTCCTCCCTGGAGAGCAGTCCGAGGCCGAGAGAGGTGCAGGAGGCCGGCCCCGGGGAGGCGGACGGCGAGCAGAGGAGGAGCCGCGCCCGGGAGCGGAGGCGGGAGGGCCGCTCCAAGACCTTCGACTGGGCCGAGCTCCGCCCCGCACAGCAGGCCCTGGCCCGGGAGCGTGCGGGGTCCGGGCTGGGGCACCCTGAGCCCGAGCCCGGAGAGCTGGAGCGTGAACGGGCGCGGCGGCGGGAGGAGCGCCGCAAACGCTTCGGGGTGCTCGACACACCCGACGGGCCAAGTGCGGAGGACGCGGGCCTGCGGATGGACGTGGACCGGGGCCCCGGCCCACAGGTGGCCGTGGACTTCAAGGCGCCGAGCGTCCATGTGGAGATCGAGCAGCGGTGGCACCAGGTGGAGACCACGCCTCTGCGGGAGGAGAAGCAGGTGCCCATTGCCCCCCTGCGTCTGCCCTGCGAGGACGGGGGCGAGCGGCTCTCCACCCACGCGCTGACTGGCCTGCTGGAGAAGGAG CTGGAGCAGAGCCAGAAGGAGGCCTCCGACCTTCTGGAGCAGAACCGGCTGCTCCGGGACCAGCTGCGCGTGGCTCTGGGCCGTGAGCAGAGCGCTCGGGAGGGCTATGTGCTGCAG ACTGAAGTGGCTGCCTCCCCGTCGGGTGCCTGGCAGAGGCTCCATAAAGTCAACCAGGACCTCCAGAGTGAGCTCGAAGCCCAGTGCCAACGCCAGGAGCTGGTCGGGCACCAGATCCAGGCCCTGAAGCGCAGCTACGGGGAGGCCAAGGACGTGATCCGCCACCACGAAGCTGAGATCCAGGGCCTGCAGGCTCGGCTTGGCAGTGCCGCCGCCGAGCTCGCTGTCAAGGAGCAGGCTCTGACCAAGCTCAGGAGCGACCTGCAGCTGGAGAAGGACAAGGTCCGTGAGCAGCTGGAGGAGTGGCAGCACAGCGAGGCCACACTGAGCTGCCAGCTGAAGGCCAGCGAGCAGCAGCTCCAGGGCGCCGAGGCCCGGCTGCTGGAGAAGACGCAGGAGCTGCGGGGCCTGGAGGTGCAGCAGGCGCTGCAGAGGGACCGGCAGAAGGAGGTGCAGAGGCTGCAGGAGCGCATTGCCGACCTCAGCCGGCAGCTTGGTGCCAGCGAGCAGGCGCAGCAGCTGATGGAGGAGAAGCTGCAGCAGAACTATGGGCTGCTGCTGGAGAGCTGCGAGAGGGAGAAGCAGATGCTGCTGCAGAAGCTGCGGGCGCTGGAGGACAAGGCCAGCGCCTATGAGGACCAGCTGCAGGGTCACGAGCAGCAGGTGGAGGCCCTCCAAAAAGAGAAGCTGAGCGCTAAGCTTGAGGGCAGCGAGATGGCGCGCCAGCTGGAGGAGCAGCTGGAGGAGAAGGAGGCCAGCATCCGGAAGCTCGCTGAGCATGTCCAGAGCCTCCAGGACGAGCGGGACCTGACCAGGCAGCGGGTTCAAGAGCTGACAGAGCACGTCACCGCCTCCGACGGGGACCTGGCTGAGCTTCGGGAGAAGCTGAGGGGGCGGGAGGCAGACTGCCAGCGTTTGGAGCGCGCTTACAGGGAGGTGTCAGGCCAGCTGCGTAGCATGCGTTCCCGGCTCCGGGAGAGGGAGGACGAGCTGGCCCGCATCAGGGAGGTGCACAGGACGGTGCTGGGACGGAGGGACCAGGACCTCCACGAGGCTCTGGTTAAAGTGGCTGCCCTGGGCAGCAGCTTGGAGGAGACGGAGGTGAAGCTCCAGGCAAAGGAAGAGGTTTTGAGGAAATTAGCAAGTGAGCCTTCAAAGGACATGGAGGAGCCTCGTGCTGCCCTCGACGCAGAAGAGGAGGGCATTGCACAGGCGGGCCAGCAGCCCCAAGCTGTGGGGAGCCCCCTGGGCTTCCCACATCCCAGGCTCGAGGACGAGGACCCAGGGCCTGTCCTTGGGGAGGAATGCGGGGAAGGCAGTCCCAGTCAGGGAGCTGGTGCTGCACCCCCAAAGTCAGGAGAGGTGCCCGACAAGGAGGGGCTCCCACATAATGCAGCCAGACCGGACCAGGGAGTCCCTGGTGTGAAAAGACAAAGAATCCGCTTCTCCACTATCCAGTGCCAAAGGTACATCCTCCCCGATGGGTCCGAGAAGACGTGGACCAGCAGCACGTCTTCCGACACAAGTCAGGACCGGTCCCTTTCGGAGGAGAGCATGTCTTCGGAGCCCACCCCCAGCACGCTCCCTGGAGCCAGCGATTCAGAGACGTACCTCTCCATCATACACTCCCTGGAGACCAAGCTCTATGTCACTGAGGAGAAGCTCAAGGATGTGACGATGAAGCTGGAGGGTCAGCAGGGTCAGAGCCAGGAGGCCCTGGCCACGCTGCACCGCCAGTGGGCTGGCACTGAGGCACAGCTCCGCGAGCAGCTGCGGGCCAGTCTGGTCCAGGTCAGCACCCTGGCCTCCCAGCTAGAGCAAGAGAGATGGGAGAGGACGCGGACAGCCAGAAATCACCTTGGGGAACTCAAGGACTTCCAGCTAAAAAACAACCAGGCCCTAACCTGCTTAGAAAGCTGCCGAGAACAGCTGAGCACTCTGCTTCGGCCTGGCCAGGAAAAAGAGCCAGGAGCCTGCGAGGTCTCTCTGGCCACCATGGAGAGCTTACTTGTGGGCGCCATGCGGGTTCTGCAGTCCCCGCCAGCTCCCGCGGATAGCCCCACCTGGGTCGAACTCGAGGAGGGGCTTTCCGTAGATGAGGGGGCACCGCCTTCCCAGCAGCAGCCTGCGCTGACCGAGCAGGAGCAGCTGAAGCTCCTGTCTGAGCAGATGGCTCTGGAAGCTTCGTTGATAAATCACATCGCTGACTCTTTGAAAAATACAACATCTGATGTGTCTCGTGTCCTCCGCGAGATTTCTCAGTCAGGAAAGTTGCCGCTGGAGTCCGAGACTGCCGTGGCTCATCCTGGGGCTGCAGCCAGTGCCTTGGCCAAGAAGTTGCTGGTGGATAATGAGTTCTGGAGTCAGGTTGAGGCTTTAAGTAAGCACTTGGGCTCACTGGGAGGGGAGGCGGCCGGCATGCCCGAGTCAGGGCAGCCAGGACTCCCACAAGCCCTGGTCCCTGCCCTGGCAGACGCTGCGCTGATCAGGGCAGAGCTCGGCTTTGTCGCCCAGTCGGCGAGGGAGTCACTTCACTGGAGATTAAGGAACATTCAGGAAAACCTCCAGGGGACCAAGACAGCCCTCGAGCAGCACAAACGCGTGCTGGGGGAGCTCTTGGGAGCCTCCCAGACCCCAGATTTCCAGAGAGGGACTCAGCAGGTATTAGAAGCCCTCCGGCTCCCGGCGGGTGTTGTGCAAGGCGTGCAGCCACCCCAGGACATGAGCCCAGGCCCGGACGGCTCCCCAGCCCCCTCGGGCTTGCCTGACCGCAGCCCTGGGGCCCTTGCTGCTGTGCAAGAGGAACTTGCCCGGCAGCTGAAAGAGAAGGCCGGCCTTCTGGGCGAGATCTCTGTTGCTCTGGCCTCGCTCCCTCCTGGGGAGCCGGCTTCTGACTGCCAGAAGCTTCTCCGGGCGTCACACCGTCTTTCCTGTAGCACCTGCTCGGGAGGCCTCGGCCGGTATTCTTCCTTGTTAGTCCAGGACGCGATTGCTCAGGCCCAGGTGTGTTACACGGCCTGCAGGGTCCGGCTGGAGCACGACGCAGAGCTGCGGCTCCTCCAGGACCCCTGGCGGGGCCAGGACGCCTCGTGTGGGGAGCATGCGCAGGCTCTGGACGCCCTGCGGGAGGAGTATGACGTCCTGCTCCGGAAGCAGAAGAGTGAGTGCCTGCAAGTGATTGCTGTCATCGAGAGGGAGAACGCAGAGCTCAAGGCCAGGGTCGCACAGCTGGGCCAGCAGCAGAAGCAGCTGGAAGAGGTGGAGAGCAGGCACAGCGAGAGCATTTTCGCCCTGCAGGGGAGGTACGAGGAGGAGATCAGGTGTGTGGTGGAGCAGCTAAGCCGCACGGAGAGCACGCTGCAGGCTGAGCGGAGCCAGGTGCTCTGCCAGCTGGACGCGTCCGTCAGGGACAGGCAGGACATGGAGAGGTGGCACGTGGCGCAGATGCAGACGCTGGAGGACAAGTTCCAGCTCAAGGTGAAGGAGCTGCAGATGGTCCACGAGGAGGAGCTGAGGGCCTTCCGGGAGCACTATTCCCAGAACCTGCAGTGCCTGCAGGAGACCCTCCGCTGCTACCAGGGGGAGCACCCGGAAGCCCAGCCACCTGCCTCTGCCCAGCCTGCCGGGCAGCCCAGTGACCCTACACAGGGGTCTGACCCCACGATGGGGCTGCAGGAGCGCATCCAGGAGCTGGAGGCCCAAACCCTGGTCATGCGCGAGGAGCTGGAGCTCAGGggcctggagggcagtgtggccaCGCTGCGGGAGAAGTATCAAAAGGACTTTGAGAATCTCAAG GCCACGTGTGAGCGAGGGTTTGCAGCGATGGAGGAGACCCACCAGAAGAAGATAGAGGACCTGCAGAGGCAGCACCAGCGGGAGCTGGAGAAACTGCGCGAGGAGAAGGACCGCCTGTTGGCTGAGGAGACAGCAGCCACCATCTCAG CCATCGAGGCCATGAAGAGCGCCCACCGCGAGGAGTTGGAGCGGGAGCTGGAGAAGACTCAGCGCTCCCAGAGCAGCAGCCTCAACTCGGACATCGAGGCCCTGAGGCGGCAGCACCT GGAGGAGCTGCAGTCGGTGCAGCGGGAGCTGGAGGTGCTGTCGGAGCAGTACTCGCAGAAGTGCCTGGAGAACGCCCACCTGGCCCAGGCGCTGGAGGCCGAGCGCCAGGCCCTGAGGCAGTGCCAGCGTGAGAACCAGGAGCTCAGCGCCCACAACCAG GAGTTAAATCACCGCCTGGCTGCGGAGATCACCCGGCTGCAGACCCTGCTGACCGGGGACGGTGGTGGGGAGGCTGCTGGCTCTCCACTCACGCAGGGCAAGGACGCCTACGAGCTCGAG GTCTTATTGCGGGTCAAGGAGTCGGAAATCCAGTACCTGAAGCAGGAGACGAGCTCCCTCAAGGATGAACTGCAGACGGCCCTGCGG GACAAGAAGTATGCCAGTGACAAGTACAAAGACATCTACACGGAGCTTAGCATCGTGAAGGCAAAGGCAGACTGTGAcatcagcaggttgaaagagcAGCTTAAAGCAGCTACAGAAGCACTGGGCGAAAAGTCCCCTGAAAACACCACCATGCCAGGATACG